CAATAGAAAAACAAAAAGCACTAACTGTGAATGAAGATAAAACCTTCAAATTTTTTCAAAGATAAATTGAATCTATTAAACGAAACCGAAAAGCAAATGCTTTTCGGTTTTTTTAAGAGGAGGATGTCATGAAGATAGAAACTAATGCTAGATTTATCGCACGTCAGAAAAATAATACTGGAATAAGTGAACTGGAATTTCTAAACAACAAACACTTCAATGGGCAAATTAGAGTGCGTGAAAATATGCATACTATTATACATGAAAGCTATGGTTTCAAAAATCTTAATTTTGATCCAATATCGTATGATACGCAGTTTTTGACTGCATCCATACAGAAGTTTATTACTGGTATTGTCATTGAACAGTTAATAGAAGAAGGAAAGTTAAAACGATTTGATGCAGTGAACAAGTATATCTACAATATACCTGGTCATATCACCATTGAAGACTTACTGCTGCATATTAGCGGTCTTACACCTTATAAAGTTTATCAGAACTTCCATGGACTGGAGCAATCGATTAAACTCATACAAAAGTCAGGTGCGACATTACCTTATCATCAATTTGATTATAATGATGCGAACTATATCATTCTTGCCAAAATAATAGAAATTATCGAAAATAAATCATACAGATTGGTATTATACGACAGAATAATCGACAAATATGAGCTTACAAATACATGTTTCTATAATGAAACGAAAGATGCAACAACAGGCATCCATCAATTTGGAAGGTTTCTCATCGAAGACTGGCATAACGATCTTGATAAATATTATGGTGCGGGGAATATGTATATGTCATTAAGTGATATCGATACATTGTGCCGCCTGTTTGCTCAATATCATACCTTCAATGAACAGAAGACACAGGAAATTATCAGACCTGACAGGTTCTTAAAACAGAAATACAGAAGCGGAATCTCACTGCGACCACCTTATCTACGAATTAGAGGTACACTGTATGCTCACGATGTCGTCGCATATTTCAATGCCGAACGTTTCATTGCTGTCGCAACAAATCGGCAAAGCAATGAATATAAAGCCGAAGAAATTGTGACAAAGTTATTAAATATTTATTGAATATATAGAAATAATTGACAATTGTTGAAATGAAAGATAAATTTTAGTATATCAATCACACATAGAGGTATTTATGAAAAAGTTTATCATCATTTTATTCATCATTATTTTATGGGTATCGATGTTCTTTATTATTTTTGCGCAGCCTAATATCGATCACGTAATCATAAAGAATGAAATACCAGTAAAAAAACAATTAAACTCTATTTCTGAATATAACAATCTAACTGAAGTAGAAAAGACTAAGATTACGGAATTACTTAAGCAGCATGAATTTAATGGAAGTATCTTTGTAATGTCTCATGGGAAAAAGGTTCTAAATGAATGTTTTGGATATCGAGATGCATTAAATACACGATTAATTGAGCCAGATGATATGTATTTAATAGGGTCAAGCCAAAAGCTATTAACGGGGATATTAATTAAGCAGCTTGAAAATAAACATAAAATTGTCGTTACCGATAATGTTCAAAAATATATACCATCATTTAATCTCCCGGATGTTACTGTTCAAGATTTATTATTGCATCGCTCAGGTCTTGTTCATTATAAAGGACATATGAATACGTATCATGGACTAGATGCATCTGTACAAAATATAATTGATCAAGGTATCGATTATCAGCATAAAGGCACATTTTTTTACAACGATGCGAATTATATTTTACTTGCAAAGATTATTGAAAATATTTCTCATCAGTCATATAAAACCAATGTTGTTCAGCAAATTTTTAAACCGCTCAGACTCACTCAGTCTGGTTTTATAGACGATGCTGCATTTGAAGACAAACTTATAAATGGCCAGCAATTTATGGAAGAATATTGGAAGGATATCATTCCTAACGATCTTGATCGATATATTGGTGCTGGGAACATATATATGTCACCTGAGAATATGGGTACGTTAGTAAATGATTTTATTCATTATAAGATACTTGATAAAGCAGCGACCGATGCTATCCTATCTACGAATACTTTGGGTGAGGATATTCAATATCGTTATGGATTATATCGTAAAAAAGGCTATTTCAGAACACGAGGTTATTTTTACGGGACAGATTTTGTAGTCTGGTTCAATAAAGATAAGACTGTTGTAATGGCAACAAATAAAATCAAAGCAGATCATATTAAGTATAATGAAAAATTACTTGAACAAGTATTTCGTATTATCAAATAGAAGCGCCGGAATATTTTCCGGCGCTTCTATTTAGTTAAAGAATCACTTCATATAAGAAGCTCTTTATCTCTTCTGCATCACTTTCATTGACTCCAAGAGCATGCGCTATGTAGCCAGGTTCATCCAGATCATCTCTGCCAATGATACCGAATTTATTAGACTGTGTATTGAGCACGATGGTCTTACCATAATGTCTATCAGTCTGTATAAGTGTCAAGTCATGTCTTGTGTCACCTACAAAGCTGACAAATCTTATTTTCGCCTGTTCTTCATCATCATATAAAAACATATCAATCATATCTTCACCTCATTTACATATAGTATACATTGAAGTGCAGCTGAATTCAAAATTTGATAAACTTATGGTGGAGGCGATGATATGTATTTCGTAGATAGAGAAGAATTAGCTTTAAAACTGGATTATATTGATGCGTTATCAAATGAGTTAGCGCAAAGTGAAGGATTTGCGTTAGAACGTATTGCTCATATGCTTATTGAGAGTGTGGTTGATGTTGGTAATATGATTATCGATGGGTTTATTATGCGTGACCCTGGCAGCTATAAAGATGTGCTGGACATCCTTGAGATGGAGAAAGTTATTCCGGTTCAATATGCTGAGATGATGCGCAGCACATTGTATTTAAGACAGTGGTTCGTTAGAGATTATATTAATATCGACCATGCAGAAGTAAAGCGTGTATTTATGGAGAATATTGAAAGCTATCAGCATTTTAAGGCTGATGTGAATACGTTTATCGAGCATGAGTTAGGTCCGGTATCTGCATTTGGAAAGGGTGGCAAAGTTGAAGAAGTATAAAGGCTATTTACTCGATTTAGATGGAACGATGTATGCAGGGACACGTGTCATTGAAGGAGCGAAGGAATTCATTGAATACTTGTCGAATAATGAGCTGCCTTATTTGTTTGTAACGAATAATGCTTCGAAACGTCCAGATGAAGTTGCGGATAAGTTAACGAAGATGGGATTTGTAGCGACAGCAGATAATGTAGTGACAAGTGCGATGGCAACAGCAAGCTATATTGCTGACGAACAGCCTGGAGCAAGTGTATACGTAATTGGCGGCACGGGTATTCGTCAGGCGCTGCAGGATGAAGGTCTGGAGATTAAAGATGATATCCAGGTCGATTATGTCGTAATCGGACTGGATATCGACATCAATTACGAAAAATTGTCTAAAGCTTGTTTAGCGGTTCGAAACGGTGCAAAGTTTATTTCGACGAACCCTGACACGTCTATTCCTACTGAACGTGGATTTCTCCCTGGAAATGGGGCTTTAACGAGCGTTATAACAGTATCTACCGGTGTCGAACCAAAGTTTATCGGTAAACCGATGGAGACGATTATGAATAAAGCTGTAGAACTCATTCAGTTACCGAAAGAAGACCTCGTTATGATTGGTGATTTATATATGACTGATATTATGAGCGGTATAAACGCTGGAATTGATACATTGCATGTTCAGACAGGTGTCAGCACTTATGAACAGGTGATGGCTGAACAAGTGCCACCGACCCATAGTGTGCGTAATTTATTAGATGTCATAGATCATTATGAAAAGAGTGAGTAATATGCGTGTACTCGTAACAAGAAAAATACCTGATCGCTTTATCGAGCAGTTAGAAGCATATGCTGAAGTTGATATGTATGATGAGTCTACAAACCCTATGCCAAGACAACTATTTTTGGATAAGAGTAAACAAGCGGATATTGTAATAACGATGCTGAGTGATCAAGTGGATAAAGCTTATCTTGATGATAATCGTCATCTGGAGGCAGTGATCAACTTAGCGGTCGGAACCGATAATATTGATGTTGCGTATGCACAGTCACTTGGAATCCAAGTTGCAAACACACCTGATGTACTGACGGAGACAACGGCAGAGCTGGCATTTACATTGATGCTTGTAAGCGCCAGACGTATTGTTGAAGCAGCACAATACGTACAGAATGGTCAGTGGAAAGGATGGTCCCCTTATCTGCTTGCAGGTGTAGATGTTTATGATAAGACAGTCGGTATATTCGGTATGGGGAGTATCGGCAGTGCGATTGCGAGAAGAACTCAAGGATTCAATATGAAGATTCTATACCATAATCGAAGTCACTCGGATCAGGCAGAACAGTTAGGTGCTCAATATGTTGATTTTGATACTTTGCTAGAAGAAAGTGATTTTATCATATGTGCTGCTCCGTTAACAGATGAAACGAAGCATGTATTTAACAAAGAGATATTCAAGAAGATGAAGAACAGCGCTATATTTATCAACATAGGTCGTGGGGCACATGTTGTAGAACAAGATTTACTTCATGCAATTCAGACGGATGAAATCTATGCAGCTGGATTAGATGTGCTCGAGACAGAACCAATTGCAAGTGATCATCCATTTCTAAAAGAACCACGCATTACAGTGCTGCCCCACATAGGCAGCGCTTCGAAGGATACTAGAGATGCGATGATTCAGCTGTGTATCGATAATGCAGTGCTTGCCATACGTGATGAGCCATTAAAAAGTCCGGTAAAATAGTATTATGCTGATGCATAATACTATTTTTTGTACATTCTGTGTCTAAATTATTAACTGGAAAATTGTTGATTTTAAAGGAAGAAAATAGTAATATCATTAACTGTAAATAAATGTTTTTTAATTAATCTAATATTAATATTTGAAATCTATTTGTAATATTATATAATATGAACATTGATTAAGAGGTGATGATATGAAAGATGGGATGGTAAATGAGAATTTAAAGCTAGTATTATTAACCTTACTTTATTTATCAATTTTAT
Above is a window of Macrococcoides canis DNA encoding:
- a CDS encoding 2-hydroxyacid dehydrogenase — its product is MRVLVTRKIPDRFIEQLEAYAEVDMYDESTNPMPRQLFLDKSKQADIVITMLSDQVDKAYLDDNRHLEAVINLAVGTDNIDVAYAQSLGIQVANTPDVLTETTAELAFTLMLVSARRIVEAAQYVQNGQWKGWSPYLLAGVDVYDKTVGIFGMGSIGSAIARRTQGFNMKILYHNRSHSDQAEQLGAQYVDFDTLLEESDFIICAAPLTDETKHVFNKEIFKKMKNSAIFINIGRGAHVVEQDLLHAIQTDEIYAAGLDVLETEPIASDHPFLKEPRITVLPHIGSASKDTRDAMIQLCIDNAVLAIRDEPLKSPVK
- a CDS encoding DUF86 domain-containing protein, which encodes MYFVDREELALKLDYIDALSNELAQSEGFALERIAHMLIESVVDVGNMIIDGFIMRDPGSYKDVLDILEMEKVIPVQYAEMMRSTLYLRQWFVRDYINIDHAEVKRVFMENIESYQHFKADVNTFIEHELGPVSAFGKGGKVEEV
- the dltX gene encoding teichoic acid D-Ala incorporation-associated protein DltX → MKDGMVNENLKLVLLTLLYLSILFALFWIYAGGSVENNFIYNEF
- a CDS encoding serine hydrolase domain-containing protein, with the protein product MKIETNARFIARQKNNTGISELEFLNNKHFNGQIRVRENMHTIIHESYGFKNLNFDPISYDTQFLTASIQKFITGIVIEQLIEEGKLKRFDAVNKYIYNIPGHITIEDLLLHISGLTPYKVYQNFHGLEQSIKLIQKSGATLPYHQFDYNDANYIILAKIIEIIENKSYRLVLYDRIIDKYELTNTCFYNETKDATTGIHQFGRFLIEDWHNDLDKYYGAGNMYMSLSDIDTLCRLFAQYHTFNEQKTQEIIRPDRFLKQKYRSGISLRPPYLRIRGTLYAHDVVAYFNAERFIAVATNRQSNEYKAEEIVTKLLNIY
- a CDS encoding TIGR01457 family HAD-type hydrolase: MKKYKGYLLDLDGTMYAGTRVIEGAKEFIEYLSNNELPYLFVTNNASKRPDEVADKLTKMGFVATADNVVTSAMATASYIADEQPGASVYVIGGTGIRQALQDEGLEIKDDIQVDYVVIGLDIDINYEKLSKACLAVRNGAKFISTNPDTSIPTERGFLPGNGALTSVITVSTGVEPKFIGKPMETIMNKAVELIQLPKEDLVMIGDLYMTDIMSGINAGIDTLHVQTGVSTYEQVMAEQVPPTHSVRNLLDVIDHYEKSE
- a CDS encoding serine hydrolase domain-containing protein; the encoded protein is MKKFIIILFIIILWVSMFFIIFAQPNIDHVIIKNEIPVKKQLNSISEYNNLTEVEKTKITELLKQHEFNGSIFVMSHGKKVLNECFGYRDALNTRLIEPDDMYLIGSSQKLLTGILIKQLENKHKIVVTDNVQKYIPSFNLPDVTVQDLLLHRSGLVHYKGHMNTYHGLDASVQNIIDQGIDYQHKGTFFYNDANYILLAKIIENISHQSYKTNVVQQIFKPLRLTQSGFIDDAAFEDKLINGQQFMEEYWKDIIPNDLDRYIGAGNIYMSPENMGTLVNDFIHYKILDKAATDAILSTNTLGEDIQYRYGLYRKKGYFRTRGYFYGTDFVVWFNKDKTVVMATNKIKADHIKYNEKLLEQVFRIIK
- a CDS encoding DUF3055 domain-containing protein — its product is MIDMFLYDDEEQAKIRFVSFVGDTRHDLTLIQTDRHYGKTIVLNTQSNKFGIIGRDDLDEPGYIAHALGVNESDAEEIKSFLYEVIL